A part of Rhinoderma darwinii isolate aRhiDar2 chromosome 1, aRhiDar2.hap1, whole genome shotgun sequence genomic DNA contains:
- the SELENOM gene encoding selenoprotein M → MWLPLLLIGLFQPLLGYQIDWNKLENMARAKVETCGGUQLNRLKEVKAFVTEDIPLYHNLEMKHLPGADPELVLISSKYEEIERIGLSNMRRKEINQLLKDLGFYKKESPDSPIPPEFQMAPARQKTLDDVEEKVKDEDIKEEL, encoded by the exons ATGTGGCTGCCGTTGCTGCTGATCGGCCTCTTCCAGCCCTTGCTGGGCTACCAGATTGACTGGAACAAGTTAGAAAATATGGCAAGGGCAAAAGTAGAG ACATGTGGTGGATGACAGCTGAACAGACTTAAAGAG GTGAAGGCCTTTGTCACAGAGGACATCCCTCTTTA CCACAACCTCGAGATGAAACATCTACctggtgctgatcctgagttagtaCTCATTTCCTCCAAATATGAAGAAATAGAG agAATTGGCCTTAGCAACATGAGGAGAAAAGAAATCAACCAGCTACTGAAGGATCTGGGATTTTACAAGAAGGAAAGCCCAGATTCCCCCATCCCCCCAGAATTCCAAATGGCACCAGCAAGACAAAAAACACTGGATGATGTAGAAGAGAAAGTAAAGGACGAGGATATAAAGGAGGAGTTGTAG